CGACCTGCATCGCTATAGCTATCGGGAGCTCTATGGCCGCATTTGCCGGCTGGCCAACGTTCTTGTTTCCCTTGGCGTCAAGGCCGGAGATACTGTTGCGGTAATGGATTGGGACAGCAACCGTTACCTGGAGTGCTTTTTCGCCGTGCCTATGATCGGCGCCGTGCTCCATACCATCAATGTCCGTCTTTCTCCGGAGCAGATTCTTTATACCATTGACCATGCCGAGGATGATGTGCTGCTGGTAAACGGCGAGTTCCTGCCGATCCTCGAACAGATTCGCGGCAGGATCGATACCGTGCGGCAATATATCCTGCTGAACGATGAGCCGACAGTTCCTGAGACGCATCTTGACTTTACCGGTGAATACGAAGCGCTGCTGGCTGCCGCAGATGCAACGTTCGATTTCCCTGATTTCGACGAAAACAGCCGGGCGACCACTTTTTATACTACCGGCACGACCGGCATGCCCAAAGGGGTTTTTTTCAGTCACCGCCAGCTGGTGCTGCATACCCTCGGCGTGATTGCTACGCTCGGTACCTCGGTTTCCCAGGGGCGTTTTCATCGTGAGGACGTCTACATGCCGATAACTCCGATGTTTCATGTTCATGCTTGGGGATTGCCATATGTGGCAACCACCATGGGGGTCAAGCAGGTCTACCCCGGCCGCTATATGCCCGACCATCTTCTGGAGCTGATTGCGCGAGAAAAAGTCACTTTTTCCCATTGTGTGCCGACGATTCTCCATATGCTTCTCAAGAGCCCGTACAGTGCAAAAGTTGATTTGTCGCAATGGAAGGTCATCATCGGTGGCGCCAGTATGTCCAAAGCCCTCTGTCTGGATGCGTTAAAGCGGGGGATAGATCTTTTTACCGGTTACGGGATGTCGGAAACCTGTCCGA
The sequence above is a segment of the Geoanaerobacter pelophilus genome. Coding sequences within it:
- a CDS encoding fatty acid--CoA ligase gives rise to the protein MTDVRKLGTDSAHDPQLLIKQLIHTPVVNAPDQEIVYRDLHRYSYRELYGRICRLANVLVSLGVKAGDTVAVMDWDSNRYLECFFAVPMIGAVLHTINVRLSPEQILYTIDHAEDDVLLVNGEFLPILEQIRGRIDTVRQYILLNDEPTVPETHLDFTGEYEALLAAADATFDFPDFDENSRATTFYTTGTTGMPKGVFFSHRQLVLHTLGVIATLGTSVSQGRFHREDVYMPITPMFHVHAWGLPYVATTMGVKQVYPGRYMPDHLLELIAREKVTFSHCVPTILHMLLKSPYSAKVDLSQWKVIIGGASMSKALCLDALKRGIDLFTGYGMSETCPILTFSQLLPEMIADGPEAQAEIRCKTGMPLALVDLRIVDAEMNDVPRDGKSSGEIVVRTPWLTQGYLKDHRTSEKLWEGGWLHTCDVANIDAKGYVKITDRTKDVIKIGGEWVSSLELEDILAHHPAVSEVAVIGLPDERWGERPLALVVVKPDIKEKVTEKTLQHHVHEYADKGMISKQVVLLKVRFVEMIDKTSVGKVSKVTLREKYLPKQA